The Camelus bactrianus isolate YW-2024 breed Bactrian camel chromosome 32, ASM4877302v1, whole genome shotgun sequence genome includes a region encoding these proteins:
- the CCDC157 gene encoding coiled-coil domain-containing protein 157 isoform X2 translates to MAHLLGSQACIDSLRRDLTDLQGAIVDVFSRAGPVRFPSWKFPDRVACDLDMVALLEHYDHVPGDPEFTQLSHAVLLELVIDRLLLLLQSCASYLENLSLEQTVPPARAVGPCMSVGLTVQRFWNSLLRLGMLNQQAAPLKRANQGETSTSKPTAKGEPDRSPESVTAKLIKASPKPGSPQTCQELDSTPVRVSLQCPARTAERTRSVQSQTVETALVPCDACTSVQGSLREVGKVVISLCQSQNLPSSLGQFQHLVQDSMGLRPLPAATVGHWAAEQSKDLTRLGKHVGALTQLVGPLRAQLEEAEGQKDRLRKQVGELEQALQQEQGARRRQADEAEQRLAEWERDRKQLLAETKAQQLQEEAEHRAEAERQVQQLEEQVQLLAGRLDGASQQIRWASTELDKEKARVDSMVRHQESLQAKQRALLQQLDSLDQEREELRGSLDEAEARRVHVEEQLQSVQSEREQGQCQLRAQQELLQSLQREKQGLEQATTDLRLTISELERELMELRERERLLVAFPDLHRPAEAQIQSSGDVTDDMERQVQANDIRIRVLQEENGRLQSMLSKIREVAQQGGLKLIPQDQLWASPSRGLQRAATPAQAQRASPGPLGRRHPPNSRTASTHRTLPGQPRASPQQPCSRPSRSSPEDVTHSINCAQNPIRALARLRRRLSPGQGQASPAHQSQERPT, encoded by the exons ATGGCGCACCTGCTGGGCAGCCAAGCCTGCATAGACAGCCTGCGCAGGGACCTTACCGACCTGCAGGGTGCCATTGTGGACGTGTTCTCACGCGCCGGGCCTGTGCGCTTCCCCTCCTGGAAGTTCCCCGACCGCGTGGCCTGTGACCTGGACATGGTGGCCCTGCTAGAGCACTATGACCATGTGCCGGGTGACCCCGAGTTCACGCAGCTGTCCCATGCTGTTCTGCTGGAGCTGGTCATCGACAG gctcctgctgctgcttcagAGCTGTGCAAGCTACTTGGAGAACTTGAGCTTGGAGCAGACGGTGCCCCCGGCCCGGGCTGTGGGGCCCTGCATGTCCGTGGGGCTCACGGTGCAGCGCTTCTGGAACAGCCTGCTAAGGCTGGGCATGCTCAACCAGCAGGCAGCCCCACTG AAAAGGGCAAACCAAGGGGAGACCTCCACCTCCAAGCCCACAGCCAAGGGCGAGCCAGACAGGAGCCCGGAATCTGTGACTGCCAAGCTCATCAAAGCCTCCCCAAAGCCAGGCTCGCCCCAGACCTGCCAAGAGCTGGACAGCACCCCcgtcagagtctccctgcagtgTCCAGCCAGGACGGCCGAGAGAACCAGGAGCGTCCAGTCCCAGACTGTGGAGACAGCCCTGGTGCCCTGTGATGCCTGCACTAGCGTCCAGGGCAGCCTGCGGGAGGTGGGCAAGGTGGTCATCAGCCTGTGTCAGAGCCAGAACTTGCCCTCGTCCTTAGGCCAGTTCCAGCACCTGGTTCAGGACAGCATGGGCCTCAGGCCACTGCCAGCCGCCACCGTGGGCCACTGGGCGGCAGAGCAGAGCAAAGACCTGACGCGCCTTGGCAAGCACGTGGGGGCcctcacacagcttgttgggcccctcagggcccagctggaggaggctgaggggcagaaggacagactgaggaagcaggtGGGTGAGCTGGAGCAGGCCCTGCAGCAGGAGCAGGGGGCACGGCGGCGGCAGGCGGACGAGGCCGAGCAGCGCCTGGCCGAGTGGGAACGCGACCGGAAGCAGCTGCTCGCAG AAACAAAGGCCCAGCAGCTGCAAGAGGAGGCCGAGCACAGGGCAGAGGCCGAGCGGCAGGTGCAGCAGCTGGAGGAGCAGGTGCAGCTGCTGGCCGGACGGCTGGATGGGGCTAGCCAGCAGATCCGCTGGGCCAGCACAGAGCTGGACAAGGAGAAGGCCCGTGTTGACAGCATGGTCCGCCAccaggag TCCCTGCAGGCCAAGCAGCGAGCCCTGCTACAGCAGCTGGACAGCCTGGACCAGGAGCGTGAGGAGCTGCGAGGCAGTCTGGACGAGGCCGAGGCCCGGCGGGTCCACGTGGAGGAGCAGCTGCAGAGTGTGCAGAGCGAGAGGGAGCAGGGGCAGTGCCAGCTCCGGGCCCAGCAG GAGCTGCTGCAGAGCCTGCAGCGGGAGAAGCAAGGCCTGGAGCAGGCGACCACAGACCTGCGGCTGACCATCTCGGAGCTGGAGCGGGAGCTCATGGAGCTGAGGGAGCGGGAGCGCCTGCTGGTGGCCTTTCCGGACCTGCACCGGCCTGCTGAGGCCCAAATTCAAA GCTCTGGTGATGTCACGGACGACATGGAGAGGCAGGTGCAGGCCAATGACATCCGGATCCGGGTCCTGCAGGAGGAGAATGGACGGCTCCAGTCGATGCTGTCCAAGATTCGGGAGGTGGCCCAGCAGGGGGGCCTcaag CTGATCCCGCAGGACCAGCTCTGGGCCTCTCCCAGCAGAGGACTCCAGAGAGCAGCaaccccagcccaggcccagagAGCATCCCCAGG GCCCCTGGGCAGGCGGCACCCGCCTAACAGCAGGACAGCCAGTACGcacaggaccctgccaggccagCCCCGGGCCTCCCCACAACAGCCCTGCAGTCGGCCCAGCAGGTCCTCCCCAGAGGATGTAACTCACTCCATCAACTGCGCCCAGAACCCCATCCGGGCCTTGGCCAGGCTGAGGAGGAGACTGTCACCAGGCCAGGGCCAGGCCAGCCCTGCACACCAGTCACAGGAGCGGCCCACATAG
- the CCDC157 gene encoding coiled-coil domain-containing protein 157 isoform X1: MAHLLGSQACIDSLRRDLTDLQGAIVDVFSRAGPVRFPSWKFPDRVACDLDMVALLEHYDHVPGDPEFTQLSHAVLLELVIDRLLLLLQSCASYLENLSLEQTVPPARAVGPCMSVGLTVQRFWNSLLRLGMLNQQAAPLKRANQGETSTSKPTAKGEPDRSPESVTAKLIKASPKPGSPQTCQELDSTPVRVSLQCPARTAERTRSVQSQTVETALVPCDACTSVQGSLREVGKVVISLCQSQNLPSSLGQFQHLVQDSMGLRPLPAATVGHWAAEQSKDLTRLGKHVGALTQLVGPLRAQLEEAEGQKDRLRKQVGELEQALQQEQGARRRQADEAEQRLAEWERDRKQLLAETSDLKTKVASLEGELKQQQESTRAVETKAQQLQEEAEHRAEAERQVQQLEEQVQLLAGRLDGASQQIRWASTELDKEKARVDSMVRHQESLQAKQRALLQQLDSLDQEREELRGSLDEAEARRVHVEEQLQSVQSEREQGQCQLRAQQELLQSLQREKQGLEQATTDLRLTISELERELMELRERERLLVAFPDLHRPAEAQIQSSGDVTDDMERQVQANDIRIRVLQEENGRLQSMLSKIREVAQQGGLKLIPQDQLWASPSRGLQRAATPAQAQRASPGPLGRRHPPNSRTASTHRTLPGQPRASPQQPCSRPSRSSPEDVTHSINCAQNPIRALARLRRRLSPGQGQASPAHQSQERPT; this comes from the exons ATGGCGCACCTGCTGGGCAGCCAAGCCTGCATAGACAGCCTGCGCAGGGACCTTACCGACCTGCAGGGTGCCATTGTGGACGTGTTCTCACGCGCCGGGCCTGTGCGCTTCCCCTCCTGGAAGTTCCCCGACCGCGTGGCCTGTGACCTGGACATGGTGGCCCTGCTAGAGCACTATGACCATGTGCCGGGTGACCCCGAGTTCACGCAGCTGTCCCATGCTGTTCTGCTGGAGCTGGTCATCGACAG gctcctgctgctgcttcagAGCTGTGCAAGCTACTTGGAGAACTTGAGCTTGGAGCAGACGGTGCCCCCGGCCCGGGCTGTGGGGCCCTGCATGTCCGTGGGGCTCACGGTGCAGCGCTTCTGGAACAGCCTGCTAAGGCTGGGCATGCTCAACCAGCAGGCAGCCCCACTG AAAAGGGCAAACCAAGGGGAGACCTCCACCTCCAAGCCCACAGCCAAGGGCGAGCCAGACAGGAGCCCGGAATCTGTGACTGCCAAGCTCATCAAAGCCTCCCCAAAGCCAGGCTCGCCCCAGACCTGCCAAGAGCTGGACAGCACCCCcgtcagagtctccctgcagtgTCCAGCCAGGACGGCCGAGAGAACCAGGAGCGTCCAGTCCCAGACTGTGGAGACAGCCCTGGTGCCCTGTGATGCCTGCACTAGCGTCCAGGGCAGCCTGCGGGAGGTGGGCAAGGTGGTCATCAGCCTGTGTCAGAGCCAGAACTTGCCCTCGTCCTTAGGCCAGTTCCAGCACCTGGTTCAGGACAGCATGGGCCTCAGGCCACTGCCAGCCGCCACCGTGGGCCACTGGGCGGCAGAGCAGAGCAAAGACCTGACGCGCCTTGGCAAGCACGTGGGGGCcctcacacagcttgttgggcccctcagggcccagctggaggaggctgaggggcagaaggacagactgaggaagcaggtGGGTGAGCTGGAGCAGGCCCTGCAGCAGGAGCAGGGGGCACGGCGGCGGCAGGCGGACGAGGCCGAGCAGCGCCTGGCCGAGTGGGAACGCGACCGGAAGCAGCTGCTCGCAG AAACAAGTGACCTCAAGACGAAGGTGGCCAGCCTGGAGGGGGAGCTGAAGCAGCAGCAGGAGTCCACACGGGCCGTGG AAACAAAGGCCCAGCAGCTGCAAGAGGAGGCCGAGCACAGGGCAGAGGCCGAGCGGCAGGTGCAGCAGCTGGAGGAGCAGGTGCAGCTGCTGGCCGGACGGCTGGATGGGGCTAGCCAGCAGATCCGCTGGGCCAGCACAGAGCTGGACAAGGAGAAGGCCCGTGTTGACAGCATGGTCCGCCAccaggag TCCCTGCAGGCCAAGCAGCGAGCCCTGCTACAGCAGCTGGACAGCCTGGACCAGGAGCGTGAGGAGCTGCGAGGCAGTCTGGACGAGGCCGAGGCCCGGCGGGTCCACGTGGAGGAGCAGCTGCAGAGTGTGCAGAGCGAGAGGGAGCAGGGGCAGTGCCAGCTCCGGGCCCAGCAG GAGCTGCTGCAGAGCCTGCAGCGGGAGAAGCAAGGCCTGGAGCAGGCGACCACAGACCTGCGGCTGACCATCTCGGAGCTGGAGCGGGAGCTCATGGAGCTGAGGGAGCGGGAGCGCCTGCTGGTGGCCTTTCCGGACCTGCACCGGCCTGCTGAGGCCCAAATTCAAA GCTCTGGTGATGTCACGGACGACATGGAGAGGCAGGTGCAGGCCAATGACATCCGGATCCGGGTCCTGCAGGAGGAGAATGGACGGCTCCAGTCGATGCTGTCCAAGATTCGGGAGGTGGCCCAGCAGGGGGGCCTcaag CTGATCCCGCAGGACCAGCTCTGGGCCTCTCCCAGCAGAGGACTCCAGAGAGCAGCaaccccagcccaggcccagagAGCATCCCCAGG GCCCCTGGGCAGGCGGCACCCGCCTAACAGCAGGACAGCCAGTACGcacaggaccctgccaggccagCCCCGGGCCTCCCCACAACAGCCCTGCAGTCGGCCCAGCAGGTCCTCCCCAGAGGATGTAACTCACTCCATCAACTGCGCCCAGAACCCCATCCGGGCCTTGGCCAGGCTGAGGAGGAGACTGTCACCAGGCCAGGGCCAGGCCAGCCCTGCACACCAGTCACAGGAGCGGCCCACATAG
- the CCDC157 gene encoding coiled-coil domain-containing protein 157 isoform X3: MAHLLGSQACIDSLRRDLTDLQGAIVDVFSRAGPVRFPSWKFPDRVACDLDMVALLEHYDHVPGDPEFTQLSHAVLLELVIDRLLLLLQSCASYLENLSLEQTVPPARAVGPCMSVGLTVQRFWNSLLRLGMLNQQAAPLKRANQGETSTSKPTAKGEPDRSPESVTAKLIKASPKPGSPQTCQELDSTPVRVSLQCPARTAERTRSVQSQTVETALVPCDACTSVQGSLREVGKVVISLCQSQNLPSSLGQFQHLVQDSMGLRPLPAATVGHWAAEQSKDLTRLGKHVGALTQLVGPLRAQLEEAEGQKDRLRKQVGELEQALQQEQGARRRQADEAEQRLAEWERDRKQLLAETSDLKTKVASLEGELKQQQESTRAVETKAQQLQEEAEHRAEAERQVQQLEEQVQLLAGRLDGASQQIRWASTELDKEKARVDSMVRHQESLQAKQRALLQQLDSLDQEREELRGSLDEAEARRVHVEEQLQSVQSEREQGQCQLRAQQELLQSLQREKQGLEQATTDLRLTISELERELMELRERERLLVAFPDLHRPAEAQIQTDPAGPALGLSQQRTPESSNPSPGPESIPRAPGQAAPA, from the exons ATGGCGCACCTGCTGGGCAGCCAAGCCTGCATAGACAGCCTGCGCAGGGACCTTACCGACCTGCAGGGTGCCATTGTGGACGTGTTCTCACGCGCCGGGCCTGTGCGCTTCCCCTCCTGGAAGTTCCCCGACCGCGTGGCCTGTGACCTGGACATGGTGGCCCTGCTAGAGCACTATGACCATGTGCCGGGTGACCCCGAGTTCACGCAGCTGTCCCATGCTGTTCTGCTGGAGCTGGTCATCGACAG gctcctgctgctgcttcagAGCTGTGCAAGCTACTTGGAGAACTTGAGCTTGGAGCAGACGGTGCCCCCGGCCCGGGCTGTGGGGCCCTGCATGTCCGTGGGGCTCACGGTGCAGCGCTTCTGGAACAGCCTGCTAAGGCTGGGCATGCTCAACCAGCAGGCAGCCCCACTG AAAAGGGCAAACCAAGGGGAGACCTCCACCTCCAAGCCCACAGCCAAGGGCGAGCCAGACAGGAGCCCGGAATCTGTGACTGCCAAGCTCATCAAAGCCTCCCCAAAGCCAGGCTCGCCCCAGACCTGCCAAGAGCTGGACAGCACCCCcgtcagagtctccctgcagtgTCCAGCCAGGACGGCCGAGAGAACCAGGAGCGTCCAGTCCCAGACTGTGGAGACAGCCCTGGTGCCCTGTGATGCCTGCACTAGCGTCCAGGGCAGCCTGCGGGAGGTGGGCAAGGTGGTCATCAGCCTGTGTCAGAGCCAGAACTTGCCCTCGTCCTTAGGCCAGTTCCAGCACCTGGTTCAGGACAGCATGGGCCTCAGGCCACTGCCAGCCGCCACCGTGGGCCACTGGGCGGCAGAGCAGAGCAAAGACCTGACGCGCCTTGGCAAGCACGTGGGGGCcctcacacagcttgttgggcccctcagggcccagctggaggaggctgaggggcagaaggacagactgaggaagcaggtGGGTGAGCTGGAGCAGGCCCTGCAGCAGGAGCAGGGGGCACGGCGGCGGCAGGCGGACGAGGCCGAGCAGCGCCTGGCCGAGTGGGAACGCGACCGGAAGCAGCTGCTCGCAG AAACAAGTGACCTCAAGACGAAGGTGGCCAGCCTGGAGGGGGAGCTGAAGCAGCAGCAGGAGTCCACACGGGCCGTGG AAACAAAGGCCCAGCAGCTGCAAGAGGAGGCCGAGCACAGGGCAGAGGCCGAGCGGCAGGTGCAGCAGCTGGAGGAGCAGGTGCAGCTGCTGGCCGGACGGCTGGATGGGGCTAGCCAGCAGATCCGCTGGGCCAGCACAGAGCTGGACAAGGAGAAGGCCCGTGTTGACAGCATGGTCCGCCAccaggag TCCCTGCAGGCCAAGCAGCGAGCCCTGCTACAGCAGCTGGACAGCCTGGACCAGGAGCGTGAGGAGCTGCGAGGCAGTCTGGACGAGGCCGAGGCCCGGCGGGTCCACGTGGAGGAGCAGCTGCAGAGTGTGCAGAGCGAGAGGGAGCAGGGGCAGTGCCAGCTCCGGGCCCAGCAG GAGCTGCTGCAGAGCCTGCAGCGGGAGAAGCAAGGCCTGGAGCAGGCGACCACAGACCTGCGGCTGACCATCTCGGAGCTGGAGCGGGAGCTCATGGAGCTGAGGGAGCGGGAGCGCCTGCTGGTGGCCTTTCCGGACCTGCACCGGCCTGCTGAGGCCCAAATTCAAA CTGATCCCGCAGGACCAGCTCTGGGCCTCTCCCAGCAGAGGACTCCAGAGAGCAGCaaccccagcccaggcccagagAGCATCCCCAGG GCCCCTGGGCAGGCGGCACCCGCCTAA